The proteins below are encoded in one region of Pseudomonas sp. SCB32:
- a CDS encoding SulP family inorganic anion transporter yields MKPARLRADVLAGLTTSFALVPECIAFALVAHLNPLMGLYGAFILCTLTALFGGRPGMVSGAAGSMAVVIVALVVQHGVQYLLATVLLGGLVMIAFGLLRLGKLVRMVPHPVMLGFVNGLAIVIALAQLEHFKDGEHWLSGNPLYLMLGLVALTMTVVYLLPRLTRAVPPALVAILGVGLLVYLLGLPTRTLGDMAHIAGGLPQFALPDIPWNLDTLRIIAPYAFLMAMVGILETLLTLNLTDEVTESRGFPDRECVALGGANIVSGLFGGMGGCAMIGQTVINLSSGGRGRLSGVVAGVMILLFVLFLSPLIERIPLAALVGVMFVVSQQTFAWASLRVLNKVPTSDVLVIIAVTAITVATDLAIAVFCGIVIAALDFAWKHARELYADVHDEADGSRLYCLHGTLFFASTTTFLNQFDPANDPRQVTLDCAHLSFVDYSAIAALKTLRERYSKAGKQLRVVHLSERCRQLLKRAGIQHA; encoded by the coding sequence ATGAAACCCGCCCGCCTGCGTGCCGATGTCCTGGCAGGACTGACCACGTCCTTCGCCCTGGTGCCCGAGTGCATCGCCTTTGCCCTGGTCGCCCACCTCAATCCGCTGATGGGGCTGTATGGCGCCTTCATCCTCTGCACCCTCACCGCGCTGTTCGGCGGCCGGCCCGGCATGGTCTCCGGCGCGGCCGGCTCGATGGCGGTGGTGATCGTCGCGCTGGTGGTGCAGCACGGCGTGCAGTACCTGCTGGCCACGGTGCTGCTGGGCGGCCTGGTGATGATCGCCTTCGGCCTGTTGCGCCTGGGCAAGCTGGTGCGGATGGTGCCGCATCCGGTGATGCTGGGCTTCGTCAACGGACTGGCGATCGTCATCGCGCTGGCCCAGCTGGAGCATTTCAAGGACGGCGAACACTGGCTCAGCGGCAATCCGCTGTACCTGATGCTCGGCCTGGTCGCGCTGACCATGACGGTGGTCTACCTGCTGCCCAGGCTGACTCGCGCGGTGCCGCCGGCGCTGGTGGCGATCCTCGGCGTGGGCCTGCTGGTCTACCTGCTGGGCCTGCCGACCCGCACCCTGGGCGACATGGCGCACATCGCTGGCGGCCTGCCGCAGTTCGCCCTGCCGGACATCCCGTGGAACCTGGACACCCTGCGGATCATCGCGCCCTATGCCTTCCTCATGGCGATGGTCGGCATCCTGGAAACCCTGCTGACCCTGAACCTCACCGACGAGGTCACCGAGAGCCGTGGCTTCCCCGACCGCGAATGCGTGGCGCTGGGCGGCGCCAACATCGTCTCCGGCCTGTTCGGCGGCATGGGTGGCTGCGCCATGATCGGGCAGACGGTGATCAACCTCAGTTCCGGCGGCCGGGGCCGGCTGTCGGGTGTGGTGGCCGGGGTGATGATCCTGCTCTTCGTGCTGTTTCTCTCGCCGCTGATCGAACGCATTCCGCTGGCGGCGCTGGTGGGGGTGATGTTCGTGGTGTCGCAGCAGACCTTCGCCTGGGCCTCGCTGCGGGTGCTGAACAAGGTGCCGACCAGCGATGTGCTGGTGATCATCGCGGTGACCGCGATCACCGTGGCCACCGACCTTGCGATCGCCGTGTTCTGCGGCATCGTCATCGCCGCCCTGGATTTTGCCTGGAAGCATGCCCGCGAGCTGTATGCCGACGTGCACGACGAGGCCGACGGCAGCCGGCTCTACTGCCTGCACGGCACGCTGTTCTTCGCCTCGACCACGACGTTCCTCAACCAGTTCGACCCGGCGAACGATCCGCGGCAGGTGACCCTGGATTGCGCGCACCTGAGCTTCGTCGACTACTCGGCCATTGCCGCGCTGAAGACGCTGCGCGAGCGCTATTCCAAGGCGGGCAAGCAGCTGCGGGTGGTGCACCTGTCGGAGCGTTGCCGGCAGCTGCTCAAGCGCGCGGGTATCCAGCACGCCTGA
- a CDS encoding LysR substrate-binding domain-containing protein, whose protein sequence is MSLDLHRRAAISRYLRTLPPLETLITFEAVGRCGSFTLAATELFLTQSAVSKQMRALEDSLKVPLFERKPRGVTLTAAGAELLGTVDMLLDRLQHSVRRIRNVHQSNAVSVLATHALAQFWLFPKLIEFNKAHPGIAVHVHAINEIDEASLVDFDLGILYGAGDWTTLNSRFVLPEIVYPVARPDLDVSAIRTLEQLAAAPLVQLDTSAWSCLDWHDWFGHFGKDYQPAESDPVFNQLTLAYRAVQQGMGIGLAWSFMADEAVAKGEMQRVTDHALVTERGEYLVSLRHRQLSPSAQLFHDWLLASVGESSG, encoded by the coding sequence ATGTCGCTAGACCTTCACCGGAGAGCCGCCATCAGCCGTTATCTGCGTACCCTGCCGCCCCTGGAAACCCTGATCACCTTCGAGGCCGTTGGCCGCTGCGGCAGTTTCACCCTGGCCGCCACCGAGCTGTTCCTCACCCAGAGCGCGGTGAGCAAGCAGATGCGCGCGCTGGAGGACAGCCTCAAGGTGCCGCTGTTCGAGCGCAAGCCGCGTGGCGTCACCCTGACCGCCGCCGGCGCCGAGTTGCTGGGCACCGTGGACATGCTGCTCGACCGCCTGCAACACAGCGTGCGGCGCATCCGCAACGTGCACCAGAGCAACGCCGTGTCGGTGCTGGCGACCCACGCGCTGGCGCAATTCTGGCTGTTCCCCAAGCTGATCGAGTTCAACAAGGCGCACCCCGGCATCGCCGTGCACGTGCACGCGATCAACGAGATCGACGAAGCCAGCCTGGTGGATTTCGACCTCGGCATCCTCTACGGCGCCGGCGACTGGACCACACTGAACAGCCGCTTCGTGCTGCCGGAGATCGTCTACCCGGTGGCCCGTCCGGACCTCGACGTCTCAGCCATCCGCACGCTGGAACAACTGGCCGCCGCGCCGCTGGTGCAACTGGACACCTCGGCCTGGAGCTGCCTGGACTGGCACGACTGGTTCGGCCACTTCGGCAAGGACTACCAGCCGGCGGAGAGCGACCCGGTGTTCAACCAGCTCACCCTCGCCTACCGCGCCGTGCAGCAGGGCATGGGCATCGGCCTCGCATGGAGCTTCATGGCCGACGAGGCGGTGGCCAAGGGCGAGATGCAGCGGGTGACCGACCATGCGCTGGTGACCGAACGCGGGGAATACCTGGTGTCGCTGCGGCACCGCCAGCTGTCGCCCTCGGCGCAGTTGTTCCATGACTGGCTGCTGGCGTCGGTGGGCGAATCCTCGGGCTGA
- a CDS encoding GNAT family N-acetyltransferase produces the protein MTDHPIELVPTGPEHIELIRNLYQFYAYESSDWEQEDVEVDGRFYIHEEHLARYWSEPEWSANLILVDGFIAGFVLIEGSELPGIDALELADLFVLKKYRRQGVGRTVATQVLLDNPGPWLVRYYTGDALAAAFWKAVLGALPRPVRHVDPGDDPQLASFFINPWTH, from the coding sequence ATGACCGACCACCCCATCGAGCTGGTGCCGACCGGCCCGGAACACATCGAGCTGATCCGCAACCTCTACCAGTTCTACGCCTACGAGTCCTCGGACTGGGAGCAGGAGGACGTCGAGGTGGACGGCCGCTTCTACATCCACGAGGAGCATTTGGCGCGCTATTGGAGCGAGCCGGAATGGAGCGCCAACCTGATCCTCGTCGACGGTTTCATCGCCGGCTTCGTGCTGATCGAAGGCAGCGAACTGCCGGGCATCGACGCCCTGGAGCTGGCGGACCTGTTCGTGCTGAAGAAGTACCGCCGCCAGGGTGTCGGCCGCACAGTCGCGACCCAGGTGCTGCTGGACAATCCCGGTCCCTGGCTGGTGCGCTACTACACCGGCGATGCCCTGGCGGCGGCGTTCTGGAAGGCAGTGCTGGGCGCCCTGCCACGCCCGGTCCGGCACGTCGATCCGGGCGACGATCCGCAGCTGGCGAGCTTTTTCATCAACCCGTGGACCCACTGA
- a CDS encoding DMT family transporter, with product MKRGVVYAGMAGAIWGGVILAPSLVPEFNPLLISSVRFALYGAISLLIALPVAVGLFRRVSREDLSMLVRLSLAGNLLYFALLSAAVQFAGVAAASLINGIMPLAISYCSRSEHDSLPLSRMKFPLALVALGILCINLDPTALMASGSTPGERILGIVCGFCGVACWSWYATANARYLKASHFNSHEWSTLIGVATGVMAVVLAGVGVLVAPQAVPTGIPAERWMAFLWVSLFLAVFGSWVANCLWNAATRRLPMSLGGQLIVFETLFACAYAYVHQQRLPSPVEALAIVLLTVGVLWAIGLHRAPAAVPARAVES from the coding sequence ATGAAGCGCGGGGTGGTCTATGCAGGCATGGCGGGTGCTATCTGGGGCGGGGTGATCCTCGCGCCGTCGCTGGTGCCGGAGTTCAACCCGCTGCTGATCAGCTCGGTGCGCTTCGCCTTGTACGGCGCCATCTCCCTGCTGATCGCACTGCCGGTGGCCGTCGGCCTGTTCCGCCGGGTCAGTCGCGAGGACCTGTCGATGCTGGTGCGCCTGTCCCTGGCCGGCAACCTGCTGTACTTCGCGCTGCTCTCGGCGGCGGTGCAGTTCGCCGGGGTGGCGGCGGCCTCGCTGATCAACGGCATCATGCCGCTGGCGATCAGCTACTGCAGCCGCTCCGAGCACGACTCGCTGCCGCTGTCGCGGATGAAGTTTCCGCTGGCGCTGGTGGCCCTGGGCATCCTCTGCATCAACCTCGATCCCACTGCGCTGATGGCCTCCGGGAGCACGCCGGGCGAGCGCATCCTGGGCATCGTCTGCGGCTTCTGCGGAGTCGCCTGCTGGTCCTGGTACGCCACGGCGAACGCACGCTACCTGAAGGCCAGCCACTTCAACAGCCACGAATGGTCGACGCTGATCGGTGTGGCTACCGGTGTCATGGCCGTCGTGCTGGCGGGTGTGGGCGTACTGGTCGCGCCGCAGGCGGTGCCCACCGGCATTCCGGCGGAGCGCTGGATGGCCTTCCTCTGGGTGTCGCTGTTCCTCGCCGTGTTCGGCTCCTGGGTGGCCAACTGCTTGTGGAACGCCGCGACCCGTCGACTGCCGATGAGTCTCGGCGGCCAGCTGATCGTCTTCGAGACGCTGTTCGCCTGCGCTTACGCGTATGTGCACCAGCAGCGTCTGCCAAGCCCGGTGGAGGCGCTGGCGATCGTCCTGCTGACCGTTGGCGTGCTCTGGGCCATCGGTCTGCACCGCGCGCCGGCGGCGGTTCCGGCGCGGGCCGTGGAGTCCTGA
- a CDS encoding MFS transporter has translation MLAALKRYPLQVNLLLCATFLLTLARGITLPYLVIYLSTNFDLPVERIGLVMGGALFGGALLSLYGGYLIDRQPGFRLILGFGLCFVAAFLGMLLTRQLWLFFLFLLGFNFAYSVTDVVVKTVFGRLLAAGEQGRAFSIRYTLINLAYAIGPFIGAALAHVSQKLPFMVSAALGVVFLLAFLRYGDRDMRPAGGSAPPSFLAVMGVLSKDHRLMYFTVGGVLTAVVFGQFSAYLSQYLVTTSSAEYAYQVIQTLLGVNAVSVLALQYLLGKRIDNDHLQRWLIIGLGLFVLGIVGFGLSQNVMHWGLAMVVFTLGEIIVIPAEYMFIDRIAPPHLRGVYYGTQNLSNLGGAAGPVLVGFALSLWAPHWVFVMLAGCIVIGAFFYVAGASLSPPRPRD, from the coding sequence ATGCTCGCCGCGCTCAAGCGTTATCCGCTACAGGTCAACCTGCTGCTCTGCGCCACCTTCCTGCTGACCCTGGCGCGCGGCATCACCCTGCCCTACCTGGTCATCTACCTGTCGACCAACTTTGACCTGCCGGTCGAGCGCATCGGCCTGGTCATGGGCGGCGCGCTGTTCGGCGGTGCGCTGCTGAGCCTCTACGGCGGCTACCTGATCGACCGCCAGCCGGGCTTCCGACTGATCCTCGGCTTCGGCCTGTGCTTCGTCGCCGCCTTCCTCGGCATGCTGCTGACCCGGCAGTTGTGGCTGTTCTTCCTGTTCCTGCTCGGTTTCAACTTCGCCTATTCGGTCACCGACGTGGTGGTGAAGACCGTGTTCGGCCGCCTGCTCGCGGCGGGCGAACAGGGCCGCGCCTTCTCCATCCGCTACACCCTGATCAACCTCGCCTACGCCATCGGCCCTTTCATCGGCGCGGCGCTGGCCCATGTCAGCCAGAAGCTGCCGTTCATGGTCTCCGCCGCCCTCGGGGTCGTCTTCCTGCTGGCCTTCCTGCGCTATGGCGACCGCGACATGCGCCCGGCCGGCGGCAGCGCGCCGCCATCCTTCCTCGCGGTGATGGGCGTGCTGTCCAAGGACCATCGGCTGATGTACTTCACCGTCGGCGGCGTGCTAACCGCCGTGGTGTTCGGCCAGTTCTCCGCCTACCTGTCGCAGTACCTGGTGACTACCAGCAGCGCGGAATACGCCTACCAGGTGATCCAGACGCTGCTCGGCGTCAACGCGGTCTCAGTGCTCGCCCTGCAGTACCTGCTGGGCAAGCGTATCGACAACGACCACCTGCAGCGCTGGCTGATCATCGGGCTGGGGCTGTTCGTGCTCGGCATCGTCGGCTTCGGCCTGTCGCAGAACGTGATGCACTGGGGGCTGGCGATGGTGGTGTTCACCCTCGGCGAGATCATCGTGATCCCCGCCGAGTACATGTTCATCGACCGCATCGCCCCGCCGCACCTGCGCGGCGTGTACTACGGCACGCAGAACCTGTCGAACCTCGGCGGCGCCGCCGGGCCGGTGCTGGTCGGCTTCGCCCTGAGCCTGTGGGCGCCGCACTGGGTGTTCGTGATGCTCGCTGGCTGCATCGTCATCGGCGCCTTCTTCTACGTCGCCGGCGCCTCGCTGTCCCCGCCCCGGCCACGGGACTGA
- a CDS encoding helix-turn-helix domain-containing protein has product MKEMDIGQVARWSGLPVSTLRYYEEKGLIRSIGRNGMRRVFSDEVLPRLSLIALGREAGFSLEEIGAIFVGGARPVIDRDLLREKAEELDRSIRRLSAIRDSLRHAAECQAPDHLACPKFQRLMSVAIRATSRGRSEKPRKVLRQSRGRGGDSEAPAT; this is encoded by the coding sequence ATGAAAGAGATGGATATCGGCCAGGTAGCGCGCTGGTCCGGCCTGCCGGTCTCGACCCTGCGTTACTACGAGGAGAAGGGGCTGATCCGCTCGATCGGCCGCAACGGCATGCGCCGGGTGTTCAGCGACGAAGTGCTGCCGCGCCTGTCACTGATCGCGCTGGGCCGCGAGGCGGGGTTCTCCCTGGAGGAGATCGGTGCCATCTTCGTCGGCGGTGCGCGGCCGGTGATCGACCGCGATCTGTTGCGGGAAAAGGCGGAGGAACTGGACCGCAGCATCCGCCGGCTCAGCGCGATCCGCGACAGCTTGCGCCACGCCGCCGAGTGCCAGGCGCCGGATCACCTGGCCTGCCCGAAGTTCCAGCGGCTGATGAGCGTCGCCATCCGCGCCACGTCGCGCGGGCGGTCGGAAAAGCCTCGCAAGGTACTCCGTCAGTCCCGTGGCCGGGGCGGGGACAGCGAGGCGCCGGCGACGTAG
- a CDS encoding nuclear transport factor 2 family protein, giving the protein MSALNLNTHAAASLERWHQMIARKDFTHLPELLAPNIVFRSPMAHTPYPGAPVAATILGTVLQVFGDFVYHRELATADGLSVVLEFSAQVNGRDLKGIDMIRFDETGKIVEFEVMIRPMSGLQALGEEMGRRLGAYLSAQKAPAN; this is encoded by the coding sequence ATGTCTGCCCTCAACCTGAACACCCACGCCGCCGCGTCCCTGGAGCGCTGGCACCAGATGATTGCCCGCAAGGACTTCACCCACCTGCCGGAGCTGCTGGCGCCGAACATCGTGTTCCGCTCACCCATGGCCCATACGCCCTACCCCGGCGCGCCGGTGGCCGCGACCATCCTCGGCACCGTGCTGCAGGTGTTCGGCGACTTCGTCTACCACCGCGAACTGGCCACCGCCGACGGCCTGAGCGTGGTCCTGGAGTTCAGTGCCCAGGTCAACGGCCGCGACCTCAAGGGCATCGACATGATCCGCTTCGACGAGACCGGCAAGATCGTCGAGTTCGAAGTGATGATCCGCCCCATGAGCGGCCTGCAGGCCCTCGGCGAAGAGATGGGCCGCCGCCTGGGTGCCTACCTGTCCGCGCAGAAGGCACCGGCGAACTGA
- a CDS encoding 4-oxalocrotonate tautomerase family protein has product MPYVNIQVTDEGVTAEERRLLIEGVTELLERVLRKPPASTFVVIQEIPTDSWGVGGETVKALRAREKKPAG; this is encoded by the coding sequence ATGCCTTACGTGAACATCCAGGTCACCGACGAAGGGGTGACCGCCGAGGAGCGCCGCCTGCTGATCGAAGGCGTGACCGAACTGCTGGAGCGTGTGCTGAGAAAACCACCGGCGAGCACCTTCGTGGTGATCCAGGAAATCCCCACCGACAGCTGGGGCGTGGGTGGCGAGACGGTCAAGGCGCTGCGCGCGCGGGAAAAGAAACCCGCCGGCTGA
- a CDS encoding LysR family transcriptional regulator: MTRHFDDLQLGSIELFCLAAETGSFTAAANEAGITPAAVSRSVARLEERLGVRLFVRTTRQMRLTEGGRNFFEQCRQALGQLVDAEREVTGGQSVPSGRLRISVPTPYAHYRLLPLLPEFRLRYPQVTVDIHVSNRNIDFADEGYDLAVRGREPADSSLVARRLEDAELVVVGTPEYLRRAGTPLTPDDLAGHDCIQYDLPSTGRRVPWSFRVNGRSVEVETSGNFTVLEDHLATATLVKHGGGLMQAYRFTVQAELAAGALVEVLHDYGGTTRPFLLIYPHARHVPSRVRAFIEFMLERRQER; encoded by the coding sequence ATGACTCGCCATTTCGACGACCTGCAACTGGGCAGCATCGAGCTGTTCTGCCTTGCCGCGGAAACCGGCAGCTTCACCGCCGCCGCCAACGAGGCCGGCATCACCCCGGCGGCGGTGAGCCGCTCGGTGGCGCGCCTGGAGGAGCGCCTGGGTGTTCGCCTGTTCGTGCGCACCACGCGGCAGATGCGCCTGACCGAGGGCGGGCGCAATTTCTTCGAGCAGTGTCGCCAGGCCCTGGGGCAACTGGTGGACGCCGAACGCGAGGTCACCGGCGGCCAGAGCGTACCGTCTGGCCGGCTGCGCATCAGCGTGCCGACGCCCTATGCGCATTACCGGCTGTTGCCGCTGCTGCCGGAGTTCCGCCTGCGTTACCCGCAGGTGACGGTGGACATCCACGTCAGCAACCGCAACATCGACTTCGCCGACGAAGGCTATGACCTGGCGGTGCGGGGGCGCGAACCGGCGGATTCGAGCCTTGTCGCGCGGCGCCTGGAGGATGCCGAGCTGGTGGTGGTGGGCACCCCGGAGTACCTGCGCCGCGCCGGCACGCCGCTGACCCCGGACGATCTCGCCGGCCATGACTGCATCCAGTACGACCTGCCCAGCACCGGGCGCCGGGTGCCTTGGTCATTCCGGGTCAATGGTCGCAGCGTGGAGGTGGAGACCTCAGGCAATTTCACGGTGTTGGAAGACCACCTGGCCACCGCGACCCTGGTGAAGCACGGCGGCGGGCTGATGCAGGCCTACCGCTTCACCGTGCAGGCGGAGCTGGCGGCCGGTGCGCTGGTGGAGGTGCTGCATGACTACGGCGGTACCACGCGCCCCTTCCTGCTGATCTACCCCCACGCCCGGCATGTGCCGTCGCGGGTGCGGGCGTTCATCGAGTTCATGCTGGAACGGCGGCAGGAGCGCTAG
- a CDS encoding carboxymuconolactone decarboxylase family protein, producing MSERSSTAHKAFGDIAPALADYTDRVLFGDVWERPGLSPRDRSLVTVASLVARYQANELYFHLGKALDNGLTREELIEAITHLAFYSGWPTASTALGVARRVFAERDAA from the coding sequence ATGAGCGAGCGATCCTCCACCGCCCACAAGGCCTTCGGCGACATCGCCCCGGCGCTGGCCGACTACACCGACCGTGTGCTGTTCGGTGACGTCTGGGAACGCCCCGGCCTGTCGCCCCGCGACCGCAGCCTGGTCACCGTGGCCAGCCTGGTGGCGCGCTACCAGGCCAACGAGCTGTACTTTCACCTGGGCAAGGCCCTGGACAACGGCCTCACCCGCGAAGAGCTGATCGAGGCCATCACCCACCTGGCTTTCTATTCCGGCTGGCCCACGGCCTCTACCGCGCTGGGCGTGGCCCGTCGCGTGTTCGCCGAACGCGATGCCGCCTGA
- a CDS encoding DUF2938 domain-containing protein, translated as MNPIDTFLLHSLLIGIVATLVMDGWTLLLKRVFGVPSLDYAMVGRWIGHMRYGRFHHTAIGKAQSIAGERALGWIAHYLIGIAFAAALLLLSGPDWLSRPGPLPALLFGLVTVALPYLVMQPALGMGIAASKSPAPRKARIKSLGTHLVFGVGLYLGGLVNAAMAAIAG; from the coding sequence ATGAACCCGATCGACACCTTCCTGCTTCACAGCCTGCTCATTGGCATCGTCGCGACCCTGGTGATGGACGGCTGGACACTGCTGCTCAAGCGCGTCTTCGGCGTCCCTTCGCTGGACTACGCCATGGTCGGCCGCTGGATTGGCCACATGCGTTACGGCCGCTTCCACCACACCGCCATCGGCAAGGCGCAGTCCATCGCTGGCGAACGGGCGCTGGGCTGGATCGCGCATTACCTGATCGGCATCGCTTTCGCTGCCGCGCTGCTGCTCCTGAGCGGCCCTGACTGGCTGTCCCGGCCCGGCCCGCTGCCGGCGCTGCTGTTCGGTCTGGTCACGGTCGCCCTACCCTACCTGGTGATGCAGCCCGCGCTGGGGATGGGCATCGCCGCCAGCAAGTCGCCCGCTCCACGCAAAGCACGGATCAAGAGCCTGGGTACGCACCTGGTGTTTGGCGTCGGCCTGTACCTGGGCGGGCTGGTCAACGCCGCAATGGCGGCCATCGCCGGTTGA
- a CDS encoding aldo/keto reductase, whose amino-acid sequence MDKRTLGRSGLQVSTLGLGCMGLSYGYGPAVDRYDGIRLVRTAFERGVTFFDTAEAYGPFANEELLGEALAPVRDEVVIATKFGFRDGDVTLGLDGRPENIRAVAEASLKRLKTDRIDLFYQHRVDPNVPIEDVAGTVGELIREGKVKHFGLSEAGPQSIRRAHAVQPVAALQSEYSLWWREPEKEILPLLEELGIGFVPFSPLGKGFLTGAIDDHTQFSDNDFRNIVPRFSEENRKANAGLVEVLGHIAEGKGATRAQIAIAWLLAQQPWIVPIPGTTKLHRLEENLSAATLVLDATDLAAIEAALRQIEIVGERYPAHLQQRVDR is encoded by the coding sequence ATGGACAAGCGCACACTGGGCCGCAGCGGCCTGCAGGTTTCGACACTGGGCCTTGGTTGCATGGGCCTGAGCTATGGCTACGGTCCGGCAGTGGATCGTTACGATGGCATCCGCCTCGTCCGCACCGCCTTCGAGCGTGGCGTGACCTTCTTCGACACCGCCGAAGCCTATGGTCCCTTCGCCAACGAGGAACTGCTGGGCGAAGCCCTGGCACCGGTACGCGACGAGGTGGTGATCGCCACCAAGTTCGGCTTCAGGGACGGTGACGTCACCCTGGGCCTGGATGGCCGCCCGGAGAACATCCGCGCCGTGGCCGAGGCTTCGCTCAAGCGCCTGAAGACCGACCGCATCGACCTCTTCTACCAGCATCGCGTCGACCCGAACGTACCCATCGAGGACGTGGCCGGCACCGTCGGCGAGCTGATCCGCGAGGGCAAGGTGAAGCACTTCGGTCTGTCCGAAGCCGGCCCGCAATCCATCCGCCGCGCCCACGCGGTACAACCGGTGGCGGCGCTGCAGAGCGAGTACTCGCTGTGGTGGCGCGAGCCGGAGAAGGAAATCCTCCCGCTGCTGGAGGAACTGGGCATCGGCTTCGTGCCCTTCAGTCCGCTGGGCAAGGGCTTCCTCACCGGCGCCATCGACGACCACACGCAGTTCTCGGACAACGACTTCCGCAACATCGTGCCGCGCTTCTCGGAGGAAAACCGCAAGGCCAACGCGGGGCTGGTCGAGGTGCTCGGCCACATCGCCGAGGGCAAGGGCGCGACCCGCGCGCAGATCGCCATCGCCTGGCTGCTGGCGCAGCAGCCCTGGATAGTGCCGATCCCCGGCACCACCAAGCTGCACCGCCTGGAGGAAAACCTCAGCGCGGCGACGCTGGTGCTGGACGCCACCGACCTCGCCGCCATCGAGGCGGCGCTGCGGCAGATCGAGATCGTCGGCGAGCGTTATCCGGCGCACCTGCAGCAGCGGGTGGATCGCTGA
- a CDS encoding SDR family NAD(P)-dependent oxidoreductase, with translation MSKTVIVTGASSGLGFAIAEAYLARGYNVVGNARSLARLQEAAQKLGNPANFLLVEGDIARPETAKRMFAQATEAFGKVDILINNAGIFIAKPVTEYSEAEVESIVDTNLKGFFYPSQAAAQHMAANGSGHIVTITAAIAMQPNAKVPALLPVLIKGGLNSAVRGLALELAGSQVQVNAVAPGIIQTPMHADNAETRAFLGGLAPTGKVGTPQDIVDAVLYLTDSTFVTGAILNVDGGSTTGTW, from the coding sequence ATGAGCAAGACCGTCATCGTCACCGGCGCTTCCAGCGGCCTGGGCTTCGCCATCGCCGAGGCCTACCTGGCGCGCGGCTACAACGTGGTGGGCAACGCCCGCAGCCTGGCCCGCCTGCAGGAGGCCGCGCAGAAGCTGGGCAACCCGGCCAACTTCCTGCTGGTGGAAGGCGACATCGCCAGGCCGGAAACCGCCAAGCGAATGTTCGCCCAGGCCACCGAAGCCTTCGGCAAGGTGGACATCCTGATCAACAACGCCGGCATCTTCATCGCCAAGCCGGTGACCGAGTACAGCGAGGCGGAGGTCGAGAGCATCGTCGACACCAACCTCAAGGGTTTCTTCTACCCGTCCCAGGCCGCCGCGCAGCACATGGCCGCCAACGGTTCGGGGCACATCGTGACGATCACCGCCGCCATCGCCATGCAACCCAACGCCAAGGTGCCGGCGCTGCTGCCGGTGTTGATCAAGGGCGGCCTGAACAGCGCGGTGCGCGGCCTGGCCCTGGAACTGGCCGGCTCCCAGGTGCAGGTCAACGCCGTGGCGCCGGGGATCATCCAGACCCCGATGCACGCCGACAACGCCGAAACCCGCGCCTTCCTCGGCGGCCTGGCGCCCACCGGCAAGGTCGGCACCCCGCAGGACATCGTCGACGCCGTGCTCTACCTGACCGACTCGACTTTCGTCACCGGTGCCATCCTGAACGTCGACGGTGGCTCCACCACCGGCACCTGGTAA